The region CGCCGCCGAGGCCGCCAGGTCGGTCGCGGCGCCGGAGGCGGCCTTGGCCTTGATCGATTCGAGCTCGCGTTCCAGCTTCTTCTGCCGGTCCAGCAGGGCCCGCAGCTTGTCGGCCACGTCGGCGGCATTGCCGCCGAGCAGGCGCGCGGCCTGCTCCAGACGCTGCTCTTCTTCGGCCACATAGTCCAGCGCGCCCTGCCCGGTCAGCGCCTCGATCCGGCGCACGCCGGCCTGGACGCCGCTCTCGGAGACGATCTTGAACAGGCCGATGTCTCCGGTACGCGAAACGTGAGTGCCGCCGCAAAGCTCGGTCGAGGCCTCGCCCATGCGCAGGACACGCACTCGGTCGCCGTATTTCTCGCCGAACAGCGCCATCGCGCCGAACTCCAGGGCTTCCTGCATGCCCATCTGGTGGACTTCGGCCTCGTAGTTGCGGCGCACGTCGGCGTTGACCTGGCGCTCGATCTCGGCGAGCTCGGCGTCGGTCATCGGGTTGAAGTGCGAGAAATCGAAACGCAGGCGGTCCGGGGCGACCAGCGAGCCCTTCTGGGTCACATGGTCGCCGAGCAGGCGACGCAGGGCCGCATGCAGCAGGTGGGTCGCCGAATGGTTGAGCACGGTCGCGGCGCGGCGCGCCTCGTCGACGGCGCCCAGGACGCGGTCGCCGCGCTTCAGGGTGCCGGCGGTCAGCTCGCCGATGTGGCCGTGGAACTGGCCGGCGAACTTCTGGGTGTCGCGGACCAGGAAACGGGTGCCGGCTTCGTCGAGCTCGCCGGCGTCGCCGACCTGGCCGCCGCTTTCGGCGTAGAACGGGCTGCGATCGAGGATCACCACCGCGCTGTCGCCGGCCACGATCTGGTCGACCGGCATGCCGTCGCGCAGCAGGGCGACGACTTCCAGGCCGCCCTCGGTCAGACGGTCGTAGCCGAGGAATTCGGTCGGGGCGAGCTTGGCGGCGAGTTCCGCCGGCATCGTGGTCTTGCTGCCGAAGTCGGCGCCTTCGCGGCCGCCCTGCTTCTGCTTGGCCATGGCGGCGTCGTAGCCTTCCATGTCCAGGGTCAGACCGCGCTCGCGCGCGATGTCGGCGGTCAGGTCGGTCGGGAAGCCGTAGGTGTCGTAAAGACGGAACACGTCGATGCCGGGAATCACCCCGGTCGAGCGCTCGGCCACTTCGTCGAAGATGCGCATGCCCGAATCGAGGGTCTGCGAGAAACGCTCCTCCTCGGCGAGCAGCGCACGTTCGACGAATTCGCGCTTGGCCGCCAGCTCCGGATAGCCGTCGCCCATCACTTCGACCAGCGCCGGCACCATCAGATGGAAGAAGGGCTTCTTCTGCCCCAGCATCCAGCCATGGCGCAGCGCGCGGCGGATGATCCGGCGCAGCACGTAGCCGCGGCCGTCGTTGGACGGCAGCACGCCGTCGACGATGAGGAAGGAACAGGCGCGGATGTGATCGGCGATCACCCGCAGCGACTTGTTCTGCAGATCGTCGGTGCCGGTGAAACGCGCGGCGGCGGCGATCAGATGGCGGAACAGGTCGATGTCGTAGTTGCCGTGCACGCCCTGCAGCACCGCCGCCAGACGTTCCAGGCCCATGCCGGTGTCGACGCACGGCGCCGGCAACGGCAGCAGACTGCCGTCGGGCTGGCGGTCGAACTGCATGAAGACCAGGTTCCAGATCTCGATGAAACGATCGCCGTCCTCGTCGGGCGAACCCGGCGGGCCGCCGGCGATGTGGTCGCCGTGGTCGTAGAAAATTTCAGTGCAGGGGCCGCAGGGGCCGGTGTCGGCCATCTGCCAAAAGTTGTCCGAGGCGAACGGCGCACCCTTGTTGTCGCCGATGCGGACGATGCGTTCGGCCGGCACGCCGATCTTCTGGTTCCACAGCGCGTAGGCCTCGTCGTCGGTGTGATACACCGTGACCAGCAAACGCTCCGGCGCCAGGCCCCAGACCTTGGTCAGCAGCTCCCAAGCCCAGACGATCGCGTCTTCCTTGAAGTAGTCGCCGAACGACCAGTTGCCGAGCATCTCGAAGAAGGTGTGGTGACGCGCGGTGTAGCCGACCTGGTCGAGGTCGTTGTGCTTGCCGCCGGCACGCAGGCAACGTTGGACGTCGGCCGCGCGCACGTAACCC is a window of Lysobacter antibioticus DNA encoding:
- the alaS gene encoding alanine--tRNA ligase, translating into MKTTTEIRSDFLEFFRGKGHTIVPSAPLVPANDPTLLFTNSGMVQFKNVFLGSEKPGYVRAADVQRCLRAGGKHNDLDQVGYTARHHTFFEMLGNWSFGDYFKEDAIVWAWELLTKVWGLAPERLLVTVYHTDDEAYALWNQKIGVPAERIVRIGDNKGAPFASDNFWQMADTGPCGPCTEIFYDHGDHIAGGPPGSPDEDGDRFIEIWNLVFMQFDRQPDGSLLPLPAPCVDTGMGLERLAAVLQGVHGNYDIDLFRHLIAAAARFTGTDDLQNKSLRVIADHIRACSFLIVDGVLPSNDGRGYVLRRIIRRALRHGWMLGQKKPFFHLMVPALVEVMGDGYPELAAKREFVERALLAEEERFSQTLDSGMRIFDEVAERSTGVIPGIDVFRLYDTYGFPTDLTADIARERGLTLDMEGYDAAMAKQKQGGREGADFGSKTTMPAELAAKLAPTEFLGYDRLTEGGLEVVALLRDGMPVDQIVAGDSAVVILDRSPFYAESGGQVGDAGELDEAGTRFLVRDTQKFAGQFHGHIGELTAGTLKRGDRVLGAVDEARRAATVLNHSATHLLHAALRRLLGDHVTQKGSLVAPDRLRFDFSHFNPMTDAELAEIERQVNADVRRNYEAEVHQMGMQEALEFGAMALFGEKYGDRVRVLRMGEASTELCGGTHVSRTGDIGLFKIVSESGVQAGVRRIEALTGQGALDYVAEEEQRLEQAARLLGGNAADVADKLRALLDRQKKLERELESIKAKAASGAATDLAASAAQIGGVRVVSTRLEGFDAKALREAVDSLKQQLGDAVIVLAGASDGKAALVAGVNGSATGKVKAGELLAHVASQINGKGGGRPDMAQGGGDDGPALSKALAGVAQWVESRLV